The genomic DNA AAATCGAAATGGCATAGTGCGAAGGAATTCTCACAGTTTTCCATACTTTCCTCGTACGAGGGCGGGAAATGAACATCTACAAAGAAACTGAATGGTGATACCGAAGGGAGGAGCTTACATATCGAAAGTAGGAGGAGCCTCGTTGTACCTATTCTCAGATATTTCTCGATTACTTCCATGACGTCTTCTCTCTGCATTGTGCGAAGGATTTCGTACAGTTCGAAAAGCGTCATTTGGGGATGCAACGTCAGATGATGTCTCAGGACGTACTCGCACggatttctttctcgctgCTCGATCAATTGGATTTCACGCCATCCGAATAATCCTAAATGATCTGCGAGCGTTCTCCAGTCCTTTCCTTCAAGTCGCAGGTTGAGAAAATTAAAGAGTTTATTTCTCGCATCGTGGCAGTGATCCAGGAAGTCGGAGAGAAGTCTCGCCTGCGCCATAAAGGTACTTTTTTTGCGAACCTAACGCACACTACCGGTAGTCGGAAAGGCGTGGCTGTCCTCGGAATCAATGACCAGCGAAGTGCGTCCGTTGCGTTCGGACGAATTGGAGAACTGGTTCGACTTTCTCGCCCGCGCTTTTGCCGAGAAGGGAACACCGAGAACCTACTTCGTATCCCACGTGAAAAACGATCCGTGGATGGACGTTGGCGGCGTTCTGGGAGCATTTTGCGACGAAGGAACACTCGCAAGCACTCTCCGCATCTTCGTGCGAAGAACCTACATTAACGGAAGCGCTCATTTGACGGGCGGCATAGGAGAAGTGAGCACGCATCCGTCGTACAGAAATCGAGGATTGAGTGCCGCGCTTCTGAGCGAGGCACTCGAGTGGATGAACGCGAGGTCCTATTCCCTTTCCATGCTCCACTCGTCCCGTCTACCCATTCGGCAAATATACGCTCGTCGCGGTTGGAAAACGGTTCCCGTTCAGTACACTACAGCGAGGATTTCTAAGATTCTTCTCAAATCCCAAAGGTCCTCGTTTTTGCTGGATTTTCACAATGGGGAGCACGTCAAGATGATTATGGAGTTGTATCTGAAAAAAGCTCCCATTTTGAATGGAGCTATTGTGAGGGATAGTGAGGACTACTGGCGATTATGGATCCAGCACGAGATGAATAGACGTTCAGCAATTGCAATTGGCTTGGCTGCTGCAGAAAAATCCTCGATCTTGATCTCGTACATCATTGCTGGGTTGCAGTCTTCAGGTGGCGTTGAAGTCTACGAGTACATCAGTGAAAGAAACGACAAAGGCACCTATTTGTCTCTACTGCATGACGTTGTGATGCGCTTGaatgacggcggcgtttcACTGGAAGTGACTTCACCTGACTGCATGGTGCCACGTGCCTGGGTGGAGAGTTTTTCCGACGAGTGCTGCAGTAGCAAGGACGAGGGGTGCATGTATCGAATAATAGGCCGTCCAGAGAACTCAGCAGTTGAAAATTTCGTAAATCAAAGATTCACGCCCACCACAGGAGAAATTCCCAAGACGATGTTTTCTAAATTAGACTCAATTTAGAAGGGTTGCGCGATCCCAGTACAGTAACTAAATGCATACTGAAGAATCAATATGTTGATAGAAAACACAACACGGCAAGGCGCTGGCTGACTAGTGACCAAAAATCAAGCCAAAAGCGAAAGTTCTAACATCAATGCTGTATAAAACGCATGCTTTATTCGCGTCTATGTCAAATCGGGCCAAACGGGTCTGATGGGCGCTGCTGCTGTGGCGGCGGCTGAGACATTCCCATCATCGATGGCTGACCGGAGAACGGCTGCTGCATTCCCATGCCAGCCGCCGGCCTCATTCCCATTCCCATTCCCATGCCCATGCCCATCCCCATACTTGGTTGTTGCATTCCCACTCCCATTCCCATGCCCATGCCCATGCTCGGCTGCTGCATGCCCATCGTATTATACATCGGTTGCCCTGGCGGCTGCGAAAACAAGGCGTGCCGTAAGCATATGAAAAACAATACGTCGAATACTTTACCCTCATTTGCATTTGAGGCTGGCCCACCTGCTGCGGAAAGTGGCCACCGTACAGAGGACTATTCCAATCGGCAGAACCACCTCCTCCCACCTATAAAGAGAATGTCGATCTGGTACTGTTAGTTCAAAAAGGAGCGTGcctgctgttgttgctgttgctgcgtTGATCCTTGAGATATGAGAGGAGTCCAATTAGCGCCACCCGTTTTCTGCTTGTTGGGTTCTTTCCACTGATGTTGGGTTCTGTAAAAGAAATACGACGTAGCAATTACCTCTCTGAAGATCAATCGAGCGCTCTCGTTCTACTTTGGTGCGACACCAGTCGTAGTTCTGCTCAAGTTGAGATCTGCAGATGTGAATGACGTAAAAGAAATTCTTATACAGATAAATAAGAAACCTTCTATTGCTTGATTCAGTCCGCTGCTCAGATCTCCTCCAAGTCGCTTTTTCTGCGCTTCATCTGGTTGAGATGATAGCTGGCCAATTCTAACCGGTTCAAGGACATCTCCCAAGGCTGCAGCTGCAACTGACGGGGgagcagcagcggcggcagAAGGAGGAGCCGCAGCAGGAGCAGTGGTACTAGCAGAAAACTGGTCAAAATTGGCAGAAAAACCGCCACCACCTCCAGCTAAAATTACGTCTTCGCAAATGCCTGAAAAGAAGCTAATAAATATATACCTCCCCAGGAATTTGTTGCATTTCCAAACGGATCGAAGGTCTGCTGCGGTTGCTGTGCGGGAGTGGATTGAACCGCTGGCTGTTGAAGAATTGGTGCAGCTCCAAACGCCGAAGCCAAATCGGCCAAGTCGTTTGATCCCgtctgctgttgctgttgctgctgttgacGTTGCTACACGCGTCGACACTGAAAATTGCCCAGGCAAACCTATTTGAGAGGTCTCACTTTCAAAGCCAAAAGACGAGCCCGTTCTTCCTCCAGTTGTCGTTTCTTGATAGCAATTTGTTCGGGTGTCATTTTGGCACCTGCGGCTTCCGGAGCTGGAACCGTAGCGGAAGGAGCCTGCGCGACAACGGCGGGTCTGCCTCCGTCGGTTTCAGATCCCATATGAGCTTTCATCAAGACGTCACTGCTAAATTAGTCACTTCATTGAACTGAAGACCTActacaaaataaatatttacgTCGGTAGACTTTCAACCTTTACTCCTTTTTCAAGGGCTCGTGCGTGTTCCTCCAGCGTCTCGAGAAGACTCCCCGGCGGCTACAATAGAAGTACACGTGACTTCCGCAAAGACAGGCGTCTTCCTACCTTTGTCAAGCTTGGCATCTCTTCCCTGTCGACGCCCACATCCTAAAACAAAGAATACTAACGGATACAAGGATGTGGTCACAATGTGGCCACCTCGGCGATCTTGATAAAGTCGCTGACACGATCCATGCGACCTAGAAATTTTCGATAGCTGCTAACCGCTTCTCTACATTGCATCCTTTTCAACTCGTAGAATTTCTCTGCAAAACAAAATGAAACGAATGTCACAGCCGCTATCGCAATTAATCCTATGTTTACCTAAGAGATTTATAATGGCATCATTGTAGCAGGCAAATAATTTGATCAAAtcctagaaaaagaaaaacgttttttcagCAGCTTTGCTGTGAAACGGCTGGGTCACCTTGAAGAGTACGAGGAAGGCGGCATTGATCACTCCATTAGTCAATTCAGATGATGTCacctagaaaagaaaaacatgaAAAATTGCCTATAACTGATAAGAATCTACGTACGTCAACGGCCAGCAGGGCATCGAGCTGATTTTCCAGCACGGGAAGAGCCTTGAAGAGCTTCAGAAGAAAATAACGTGACATCGATATAAAGCAGAGAGAAATTCAACCGCGCACTTTTTGAGCGTCGACGGTTCGCAGGACGCCGTCTTCCTTCCTGTAGAGAGCGCCGATgacgaaaaaatgacgtcagaaacagATTCCCCCAACAAACTCACCCTCGTTTTATTCGACAAAAATCGTAGCCCATTTGCCTGTAAGAGAAGGCCTTCTGATTCAAATAGGCCGAATATCGTCGAATGAACGTCGACATGTCGCGagctaaaaaaaaaacaaaaaagaaagtcgcGAGGAGGAGCGAGGAGAGATCGTCTCACATTGAACGTTGCTTCGATCGAGAAAATTAtccaaagaaaagagaggCGTGCGCGAAGCCAAATATTGGATAAATCGCTGCGAAGGAGCAAAGGAGCGTTATTAGTTAGGATGCGCCCACCCCCGCTCGGCTCGGCCGCGCGGCCGCGCCCCTCTCTCGCTCCACTTTAGCACAAGGCCGGCGgtttcgcggcggcgacgacgcaaccGGAGCGGAAaaggcgcgcgcgcgcgcgcgcaccgGTACACGCGTGACTGAGACGCGAGTGTATTGCGACGatatcgtcgattcgatgcgGATCCCACCccctgcgacgacgaatcggaaTTCTATCGAATTCTCTCCTCTCACCTCGTGTCCTCGAATCATGACGTTGTGGCAGGTGATGAGCgctttgaagacgacgacccAACTCGTGTTCTGCGATCTCGCGAACAGTTCGTCGCCGATTAGGGGCAGCGACTGGGTCGGATTGTGCGTGAGAGAGATGAGAACTGGGAATGCAAAGACGATTTGCGAACGACGCTCGGAAGCGGACGACGTGCAGCGCAGTGCGACGTTGCGTTGCGCTGCGCGACGGCGCATCGTCTCACCTTCGATGTGTTTGCGCTTGGGGCCGATTACTTCGTGGCTTGACGCTTTCGCGACGGTTCTTGCAACGGGTTGACCCGTCATGGCCAGCATGCCGGCCTGGAttttgtcgacgacggaCATTGGCGACTCAAGGGGGGACGTGGGGAGACGTGGGGCCTTGTTTTAATCTTAGCCGGGACCTTTTCGCTGCGTTTAGCGTGCGTCGCAGACTACGTCGAGTTTTTTCACGTGCGACATTTTTAGCTTACAACACCTACTATCTCACTGCATTCACGTCAATTCTACTGTTCCTTTGATTTTTCCGGTTTCGAAAGCCAATAATGAAGAATTAGTAATAGGCCCAGCACGATCGCTGGAACAGTCGATGCAATAGGTTGTTGGAGGGCGATGTGTGTGTAAACGGCTCCGATCATGACGATTATGAGTACGGCGTTGACGATGCGGCGAGCAGACGGCGACCCGAAAAGTAAAACGACTGATGAAAGAAATTCCGTAattccgacgacgagtctGTACACGTCTGGGTTGACTTCGATTCCAAAAGGAAGTGATTTTGTAGCGAATGTCACAAACTCCTTTCTctgcacgaaaaaaattaaaataaggTTTCGAGCAGACGTGGAATTCAGCGCCAGAGGTACCATTTCCTCGGCATGCGGAACCAGGTCTGAAGGCACGATTTTGAGCGTGCCGGCGCTGAAAAAcgcgagagcgagaaaaacgcgaatGATCTGCACCAACATACTCGTCTAGCAAGAGGAAATATCAATGATTCCATTCCCTTTTCGAGTCCCCGTCTGTAAGATCATGGTTTTGACGAAGGCTTACCTGCGTTACGTCGAGAGCGCCGTTCTCGGTGTCGTTGCAAGTTCGAATGCGAATGGAGTCGTCCTAGAAAGTGACGAAAGCGGCTATCGAGCCGCCGTTCCCGCTCTCGAAGCTGTTGTCATTTGGAATGTGAAAAAGGGCGAGAAagtgcagaagaaaaaaaaattagttgTCGACCCTACCATTATTCCCTTGCACTTAGATTAGAACGTTGAAGGCGGGAAAACACGAAGTTACAACGATCGCTTTGAGTCCAGATGGAGTGCACATTGCCGTGGGGTACACAACATCACGACTCGCTCTCTTTTCAAACGGCAATGGTATTGAAATAGATATCAAGACGGAGTTGTACGCGTATGGAATCTCAACACCGGTTCTGTCGCCTCTATCTTCACGTAGGTGTATCAGAACATTTAGCCATGACTCTTTAAGAATTCTTCTAAAAAATGTAGTGGTCACAAATCAGCCGTGTCTGCTCTGCAATATGATGCAGACGGCTCTAGACTTGTTTCTGGATCAAAGGCGAGAATGACATTCTGCGCCGTTTTAATTGAAATCAGCATCTAAAAAATTTATAGGACACAGATGTAGTTGTCTGGGATGTAGTAGGAGAAGCTGGCCTTTTTCGGTAGCCCATCTCTGAATGTACTGATGGTGGATTCTGATGCATATTTGTTTTGGGGACAGACTAAAAGGCCATAAAGGAATGATTACGTGCTGTTGGTTTATGATGAAAGCGAACGTATTGGTAACCAGGTGTGAAAATTATTCGTTTTTTGGAACCTACCATTCGCAGTGTGTTTTACAGTTCAAAGGACACGTTTGTGAAATTTTGGGATTTAGACACTCAGCATTGTTTTTTGACATTGGTTGAACATGCTAACGAGGTTTCTA from Oscarella lobularis chromosome 11, ooOscLobu1.1, whole genome shotgun sequence includes the following:
- the LOC136193018 gene encoding uncharacterized protein — its product is MTSEVRPLRSDELENWFDFLARAFAEKGTPRTYFVSHVKNDPWMDVGGVLGAFCDEGTLASTLRIFVRRTYINGSAHLTGGIGEVSTHPSYRNRGLSAALLSEALEWMNARSYSLSMLHSSRLPIRQIYARRGWKTVPVQYTTARISKILLKSQRSSFLLDFHNGEHVKMIMELYLKKAPILNGAIVRDSEDYWRLWIQHEMNRRSAIAIGLAAAEKSSILISYIIAGLQSSGGVEVYEYISERNDKGTYLSLLHDVVMRLNDGGVSLEVTSPDCMVPRAWVESFSDECCSSKDEGCMYRIIGRPENSAVENFVNQRFTPTTGEIPKTMFSKLDSI
- the LOC136192593 gene encoding phosphatidylinositol-binding clathrin assembly protein LAP-like isoform X1; the protein is MSVVDKIQAGMLAMTGQPVARTVAKASSHEVIGPKRKHIEVLISLTHNPTQSLPLIGDELFARSQNTSWVVVFKALITCHNVMIRGHERFIQYLASRTPLFSLDNFLDRSNVQSRDMSTFIRRYSAYLNQKAFSYRQMGYDFCRIKRGKEDGVLRTVDAQKLFKALPVLENQLDALLAVDVTSSELTNGVINAAFLVLFKDLIKLFACYNDAIINLLEKFYELKRMQCREAVSSYRKFLGRMDRVSDFIKIAEDVGVDREEMPSLTKPPGSLLETLEEHARALEKGVKVESLPTSDVLMKAHMGSETDGGRPAVVAQAPSATVPAPEAAGAKMTPEQIAIKKRQLEEERARLLALKQRQQQQQQQQTGSNDLADLASAFGAAPILQQPAVQSTPAQQPQQTFDPFGNATNSWGAGGGGGFSANFDQFSASTTAPAAAPPSAAAAAPPSVAAAALGDVLEPVRIGQLSSQPDEAQKKRLGGDLSSGLNQAIEDLNLSRTTTGVAPKTQHQWKEPNKQKTGGANWTPLISQGSTQQQQQQQVGGGGSADWNSPLYGGHFPQQVGQPQMQMRPPGQPMYNTMGMQQPSMGMGMGMGVGMQQPSMGMGMGMGMGMGMRPAAGMGMQQPFSGQPSMMGMSQPPPQQQRPSDPFGPI
- the LOC136192593 gene encoding phosphatidylinositol-binding clathrin assembly protein LAP-like isoform X2, with product MSVVDKIQAGMLAMTGQPVARTVAKASSHEVIGPKRKHIEVLISLTHNPTQSLPLIGDELFARSQNTSWVVVFKALITCHNVMIRGHERFIQYLASRTPLFSLDNFLDRSNVQSRDMSTFIRRYSAYLNQKAFSYRQMGYDFCRIKRGKEDGVLRTVDAQKLFKALPVLENQLDALLAVDVTSSELTNGVINAAFLVLFKDLIKLFACYNDAIINLLEKFYELKRMQCREAVSSYRKFLGRMDRVSDFIKIAEDVGVDREEMPSLTKPPGSLLETLEEHARALEKGVKVESLPTDVLMKAHMGSETDGGRPAVVAQAPSATVPAPEAAGAKMTPEQIAIKKRQLEEERARLLALKQRQQQQQQQQTGSNDLADLASAFGAAPILQQPAVQSTPAQQPQQTFDPFGNATNSWGAGGGGGFSANFDQFSASTTAPAAAPPSAAAAAPPSVAAAALGDVLEPVRIGQLSSQPDEAQKKRLGGDLSSGLNQAIEDLNLSRTTTGVAPKTQHQWKEPNKQKTGGANWTPLISQGSTQQQQQQQVGGGGSADWNSPLYGGHFPQQVGQPQMQMRPPGQPMYNTMGMQQPSMGMGMGMGVGMQQPSMGMGMGMGMGMGMRPAAGMGMQQPFSGQPSMMGMSQPPPQQQRPSDPFGPI
- the LOC136193019 gene encoding transmembrane protein 35B-like; the encoded protein is MLVQIIRVFLALAFFSAGTLKIVPSDLVPHAEEMRKEFVTFATKSLPFGIEVNPDVYRLVVGITEFLSSVVLLFGSPSARRIVNAVLIIVMIGAVYTHIALQQPIASTVPAIVLGLLLILHYWLSKPEKSKEQ